The DNA window CAAGGCGATCCTCACAATAGAGTTTAAGGTGGAGAAGGAATTGCGACAAGGCGATCCTTTATCGCCTTTTCTTTATGTTATCGTGGCGGAAGGGTTGAAGTGGTTGGTAAATAGAGCGGTGGCTAATGGTTCCTATGCGGGGATTAACATCCATGGTAAGTGTTTCGTCGACGtgcttcaatttgcggacgacacgCTTATGGTGGGTGACGGAGGGTGGGATCATTTGTGGGCCATTAAATCGGTCCTCACAAGTTTTCAAATAGTTTCGGGCTTGGGAATTAATTTTCACAAGAGCAAACTCATTGGCATAAATTTGAGCGACAATTTCCTCGAGATAGCTAAGTCTTTCCTTTCTTGTAAGAGGGAGGACAAGGCGTTTTACTTCTTGGGCATTCCGGTAGGACACAATTCTAGAAAGATTTCAACATGGAGCAATATCGTTAGCAAGATCAAATGTAGGCTTCTCGGGTGGAAGAATCGGTATCTCTCTTTAGGCGGACGGATAACTCTTTTAAAGGCGGTTTTGGGGAGTCTTGCTATTTTCACTCTATCCTTTCATAAAGCCCCTAAGAAAGTGGTTAGGGAGATAAACGCAATCCAAAGCAAGTTTTTGTGGGGAGGCACGGCGGATAAACGGTGCATTCGTTAGTTTAGTTGGAATACGGTTTGTCTTCCAATTAAACATGGAGGCCTTGGCATtagaagaatagaagaatttaatTTAGCTCTCTTGAGCAAGTGGAAATGGAGATTATTGACGGAGAAGGAAGCTTTATGGTACAATGTTTTGAAGGCTTGGTATGAAGACGTGTCGATGTTCGTGATGAACGGAGGGGGGCAGTCTAATAGGAGGAAGACTAGTTCAACATGGTGGCAGGATATTCTGGCTCTGGATAATGTCGCTCCCGAAAACTTCTTTGCTCAAAACTGTCGAGTTAGAGTGGCGAACGGTTACGAGGCGTCATTTTGGCACGCATGGTGGATGAATGAAGGAATACTTAAAGACTTATACCCGACGCTGTTTTCGTTTTCTGTTTTGCAGGACGTCTCCGTGGCTTCAATGGGAGGGTGGTCCAATAATGGTTGGAGATGGTCAGACCTTGGCATTCCGCAAAGAGTTATTGACGAACAGCTCTTAGCTTTGCCGCTCAGCAGCCTGCTAACCTCCCTGCCGTGCCTGAGTCCGTTGGGAACAGTTGCTGTCCCTCTAGACAGTTCTGCACAGATGGCTTCTCCGCATGGTTGCGTGCAGAATTCTTCAGTCATGGAGCAAGTGAATGTTAAAGATGCTGTTACTTGGTTGCTGGACAGTAGTGGCGCTTTCTCGGTCTCTAGCTGCTACCTTGCCGTTAGCGCGAAACATATCCCTATGGGTCCGGTGGAAAAGCACGATAAAGCTTTTAAGATTATTTGGAAGATGTTTGTTCCAATGAAGGTGAAGGCTTTCGCTTGGCGGAGTTTTTTTAATAGGATCCCGACTCGTGTCGCTTTGGAGGTTCATGGTCTAAATACTACAACCACATGCTGTTTTTGTGGTGACTCTGATGAATCAATCGAGCACTTATTTCTTAATTGTGTTGTAGCTACCATGGTTTGGAAGGATATGGCGGATTGGATCGGGTGGAAAGCGGAAAAGTTCTCTACCATGAAGGAGAGTTTCATGAGGTGGTATGGTTACTGCAAATACAAGAAAATGAGGCATAGAAGAGAAGGGGTCTTATGGATGGCTACTTGCTGGAACATTTGGTTGGTCAGGAATGGTATCGTGTTCAGAAACGATACGTGGAATATCAACGACATCGTTTGGAATACAAAGATTTTGGCTTGGAAGTGGTTAGTCATAGGAAAAATTAGTTTcaccaattgtaacttttataacTTTTGCAAAGATCCTTTGCTTTTCATGTCGTAAGttgtaattggtggataattttTTCTCTGGGTGTTTTGTTTATCGCCCTTGAGCTTTTTTTGTAAGTTCAGGTGAGAACCTGGGTTCTCTATCATCAATGAATTTCTAGCTTACAGAAAAAAAAACACAGGATGACAACAACAACCTTTTATTTCCAAGTGAATCATGCCAACTTCAAGCAGCACTACCAATTACACCTTGGCGATATCATATTCATAATCATGAACACTACTACAAAAAGAAGTATCTATTATCACGATTAAAGGACTACATGATGAGCACTTATAAGATTACATCACAAGCTTTGTATTATGTATTCAATGATAGACTACAAACATCCTAATCTAAAATATTCATCATGAATATGAATACATATCAAACATTCTTGCTTTCTGTCGTGCATATAACATATATATCGACATAGATAGAAAACAAAATTCAGTACAAGGAGTCATAAATTTCAATTCAGTTCTTATCACagtacaaatatttttattttattttatatcaaaaaGGAACGatttgaatttatatatataatatagagTGTATAGAATTAGCAGGTAAACGCACAACAAACTGCACCACTATTTTTTTAAATGGCAAAACTaatctttaataaaaaaaatacattcatTGTTCCGGTAAACAATGAATATTAACACATCACAGATTTGCGTACTCTTACTAACAAACTCATTTGTTTCAAGCAAAAATCTTGTAAATCTTTGCTTCATGCAGTAAATATTGTTTCAATAAAAAATAGAGAATCTTATCCAAGAAATATAATTCATAACAAAGTAATGAAAAGAATACAGTTTAAAATTGCATGACATAAAAACTTGAACAATTATCATGAACAAATTGATGAGCATAATTCTCATCAGAACTATGAGAGAATGAGTGATAGGCATTTTGCGAGAGCGGTTGATTGTAGGGTGGGGAATGGTAAGGAGACCCCTTTTTGGTATGGGTGTTGGTTGGGTGAGCAGCCGATAATGGAGGCATACCCGGAACTGTTTATGTTGGCGAAAAATCACCTTATATCTGTGGCTGAAGCTGGGTGCTTAGGTTCTGAAGGGTGGACTTGAATTGTGACAGACGTGCTGGATCTGTCTTTGCTGTCGGATGCGGACAGCAGCGGCCTAATGGCCTTAGTACAGGACCTTACGGTCTTACTGCAGCAGTGCAGCCTGCGTGTTCATGCTTCAGACTCTTTTTCGTGGCGAGATGTATCATCGGGTGTGTTTACGGTTAAGTCTTGTTATGAACGCTTCAAAACTTATCTATCGGGTCCTCCTCTTAATGCGGGTTTGGTAAAAGAAGCGTCTTACTTGTGGAATGTCAAAGCTCCCGCAAAAATTCTGTTTTTTGGTTGGCGTATTATTCATAATAGAATAGCAACTAAAGATCAACTTTTCAAAAGAGGTGTTTTGGTGGATGTTAATGACTTGATGTGTGTTTTGTGCATGAAAAAAGAGGAGACTTTACTGCACCTTATTGGAGGTTGTGAGATAACTTCCCGGATATGGAGAAGGGTATTCCATTGGATTGGTCATGGATTGGAGTTATCTTTTGATGAATTTGTTGGATTCTTTGCTTCTTGTGGTAAAGTGAAGAGTTTAATAAAGAGGACTATTGCGGCGGTGATATGGTTGGCAACGGCTTGGTGCTTATGGTTGAAGCGTAATGCTTGTATTTTTAGAAAAGAGTTGTTTAGCTTTTCCGAGTGTATGTCCGAGATTATCCTCTCCTCTTGGAATTGGCTCTTATCTTTCTATAAGCTAGGAGTTCTTTGTAATTATCACACTTGGAATATCCTTCCACTCCTTTGTTTTGAGTGTTAGGAGCTTTCCGTTTGTAGTGGGTGGAGTAACCCTTATGCTCCCTTTATTAatatcattgcttattaaaaaaaatcagaacTGTTTCATAATACTAGCACAGGAGATCTCTATGACTCCACCAAAATTCTTTTTCTTTGTCGTCTAAACCATAACTCGGTGGAACATGTATCTTTTTCAGTGATGGCCTTGAAGATATCATTGAAGCAACAACCTTAGAATTCACTCCACATCATTTCTTCAAATTGATCTCTCTCAATTGTGTGCAGTTTTCTACCACACGGTTCACTCCTATATATGTAACATAAACACATTTTTCAAGTAAAAGTTGCAAAAGGCCGCAACAATTCTTTGAGATCACACCAAGTGTTTCATCCTTAACTTTTGTATGTGACAAGTTTAACAACTCCAATTTAGGAGCTTCAAAGTTCATTTCAAGTAGCTTCACTTTTGAACAATGAGCTAAGTTCAAATGCCTAATTTTGCAACACATGTTTAAAACATGACAAATGCTTTTAGATATCTTATTGCAATAACTTAAATCGAGCAGCTGCAAATTAGGGAAAATGGAAGCAAATGTTACGACGTTGTCATCACTTAACCATGTATTTCCAACCAAACATAGAGACTTTAATCGAGGACTTACAACATAATCCATCCAAGTATTAGAATTTTGCATACTGGTTCTCCAACGACGTTTGTATTCCATTGTGATATAACTAAGTGATGGATGGTTTGTaatcaatgcaaacaaatttgtAAAATTTTCTGAATCATGAGTAAATGATAAAGACCTCAGTGTTGGTCTTTCACTGAGAGCTAAAGTAATACCTTCAATGGATACGGAGTAACAGTCAAATATGATGGCCTCTTGGAGAAGCTTACAATTCATGAACAAGCGATAGAGCAATATGTCgttcatgtatgaatgaagagAGAGGTTAATCTTGCGGAGTTTGAAAAGTTTCATAGAAAGAGTCGCTATCCCATTATGTAAGTTATTGCAAATGCTGAATTGATGATCTCCACTTAGGCCGAGTTCTTCGAGCAAAGGGAAACAATCGACAATGAGTAACAAGTCATAGCTATTGATGGAATTCACGTTGGAACATttgagagatgttagggttttgttACTCTGAGAGAAGGCTCTCAGGCCATCAACCGGAATGTTGGGTTTGTGGGAGAGATTGAGTGATGTGATGTTGGATGGAAATCGAGAGAGTTGATGGAGAAATTCATTGAGGTCATCGTGGAAACAAGTGAAGTTGAGAGAGGTGAGATTGGTGAACCTTTTGAGAAATGCAGGAAGAAAAAAACGTGTTGGATTATAGACATTGAGGGAGGATTGAAGAGTGCTGGTGATGGAGAGAAACTTGTTTGAAACGAGGGAGAGAGACTTGAAGTGGAGATGGTGTTTCTCATTTTCATCTTCGTTGAGGATTTTGAAAATGGATTCCCAGTATTCATCAGGTATATCTGATGCTTCTGCCATTTCTGTGAATAAAAGAGAATGGTTACAGATTTTAGATTCTAGGGTTTTGTTTGAAAGAGAATATTTCAAAGTTCACgtacatgcatatttctcctacatttttttttttgacggGGGAAAATTAactcatttcattaataataatattctgaATACATGTTGGAATATCATAGAAATTATGAAAACTAGCCATAAATGGAGCCACCCGTGCAAGAGCGTGAGCAACCTCATTAGCTTGTCTTCTAACGaacttaacatgagagttcctaaAGAAGAGGGCCATCAACCGGTTACATTCTTCCGTAATAGCGCCTAGATCCGAGTCATTAGGTCTCGGAGAGGTTACACTATCCATAACCCGCTTAGCATCTAATTCAAAATCCATATTGTCGTACCCCATATCATGGACCCAGTTAACAGCTTTCAGAAGGCCTAGAGCCTCGCCAATAACAACATCGGTGCAAGGAGAGAACCATTCAGTCCGAGCTACAATGAAATTACCCAATTCATCTCTAATACAGGCACCAAAACCAACCTTATTATGAGAAAAAGCGGCGTCAATATTGCACTTAAATCTGCCCCTCTGCGGTTTTTCCCATCTGATAATAGCTGGCGGTGAAGTAATAATCTCATTGTTGAGGCGATATTTCTGAGCTTCTTTCCAATCTGTCAACAACTGACTTGCCCGCTGACAGATGAGCGTCGGAGAGTCTTCCACCTGATTCCAAACCTGATTATTTCTCCCTTTCCAGATACTCCATAAGGTAACTGAGAAAATCGCTTTTTGGTCATGGTTGGAAACCTGCAAAAAGGAGAAAATCACAGACGCAAATAATTCTTCATTACTACTAATCCGCTGCAACAAAGGCCACAAACCCACTCTTATCCAACACTCTATACTTTTAGAACACTGGATGAATAAGTTAAAACTATTCTCTTCGCCATCCATACACGCAACACAATTAGAGGGACAATTAACACCTTTATCCAACAATCTCCTTCGAGTAGGCACACAGTCTCTACGCAGACGCCACAGAAAATTCTTAACTCTGGGTGAGGCCTTGATGTTCCATAACAAATTCCAGCTCTCCTTAATTCTTAGGTGAGAGGTATCAATAGCATCATTGATACAATACCTATAAGCACTTCGAACTGAGAACTTACCATTGGACTCATGCTTCCAAAACAATTTATCTTTGTGAACCGCCGTAAAGAGAGGAGTGTTTTAGGATCATAAAATCATATACTTAATTGTGTGCGTGTGTCAtctagcggtgaaacgcttgGGTGCTGAGAGTGTGTTTATCTTAAGATCTCAGGTTCGAAACCCGCTATTGTCAAATTGCTTCATCGTGAAACCTATTTTTTGTGTTAACTGTTCAATCATTTGGAGATTATTTATGCCCGGACGATGTTACAAGGCCCAGACGATGTTTCAGCAAAAGTCGGGGTAACAAAGAGCGTTATGAAAAGTAATGACTTAACAcatcggtttttaaaacattaaggtaaaggtttattatGACATGGATTTGAACCCAGGTTTTtgcaattttattatttacaaaaactagCGCTTATTTTATCTCGGTTTATCATAAAAATTGAGGggtaattatattatttcttttaaaataaatctcgttacaatatttttcataatattatatttttttaataaaactcgaTACAGTGTGTACAAAGAATATTTCATTaattgtccatgaagatcatatgaTGGATCTTCAATTTCTTGATATTATGGACAAGATCAAATACTGAGACACTCTTTCATGTACGAATCTTGCATGTATTTGTTTCTCGTAAAAAAAAGGTaagataattaaaatatataatcaaaaatattttcgatacaaataaaaatttaatagaacaaaccttgaacccagatgattttctgctcttgcaatccttCGAAGATAACTTTACCAAGTTTCCTTAGGTTTCATATGTTTCACTTAGATTTTTAATATCGTAAGAGAACTTATATAATGGACGTCCcttaggtttcacgcggatcactaatggcgGATTCTTGAGCGTTGATAACCTTTAAATGGACGAAAAATATTTGCTTAAGGCCGTTGAATGAAAATATGGAAGAAAAAAAACACTTAACT is part of the Vicia villosa cultivar HV-30 ecotype Madison, WI linkage group LG2, Vvil1.0, whole genome shotgun sequence genome and encodes:
- the LOC131648585 gene encoding uncharacterized protein LOC131648585, giving the protein MNGGGQSNRRKTSSTWWQDILALDNVAPENFFAQNCRVRVANGYEASFWHAWWMNEGILKDLYPTLFSFSVLQDVSVASMGGWSNNGWRWSDLGIPQRVIDEQLLALPLSSLLTSLPCLSPLGTVAVPLDSSAQMASPHGCVQNSSVMEQVNVKDAVTWLLDSSGAFSVSSCYLAVSAKHIPMGPVEKHDKAFKIIWKMFVPMKVKAFAWRSFFNRIPTRVALEVHGLNTTTTCCFCGDSDESIEHLFLNCVVATMVWKDMADWIGWKAEKFSTMKESFMRWYGYCKYKKMRHRREGVLWMATCWNIWLVRNGIVFRNDTWNINDIVWNTKILAWKWLVIGKISFTNCNFYNFCKDPLLFMS
- the LOC131648586 gene encoding uncharacterized protein LOC131648586; this encodes MALVQDLTVLLQQCSLRVHASDSFSWRDVSSGVFTVKSCYERFKTYLSGPPLNAGLVKEASYLWNVKAPAKILFFGWRIIHNRIATKDQLFKRGVLVDVNDLMCVLCMKKEETLLHLIGGCEITSRIWRRVFHWIGHGLELSFDEFVGFFASCGKVKSLIKRTIAAVIWLATAWCLWLKRNACIFRKELFSFSECMSEIILSSWNWLLSFYKLGVLCNYHTWNILPLLCFEC
- the LOC131648587 gene encoding uncharacterized protein LOC131648587 — its product is MAEASDIPDEYWESIFKILNEDENEKHHLHFKSLSLVSNKFLSITSTLQSSLNVYNPTRFFLPAFLKRFTNLTSLNFTCFHDDLNEFLHQLSRFPSNITSLNLSHKPNIPVDGLRAFSQSNKTLTSLKCSNVNSINSYDLLLIVDCFPLLEELGLSGDHQFSICNNLHNGIATLSMKLFKLRKINLSLHSYMNDILLYRLFMNCKLLQEAIIFDCYSVSIEGITLALSERPTLRSLSFTHDSENFTNLFALITNHPSLSYITMEYKRRWRTSMQNSNTWMDYVVSPRLKSLCLVGNTWLSDDNVVTFASIFPNLQLLDLSYCNKISKSICHVLNMCCKIRHLNLAHCSKVKLLEMNFEAPKLELLNLSHTKVKDETLGVISKNCCGLLQLLLEKCVYVTYIGVNRVVENCTQLREINLKK
- the LOC131648588 gene encoding uncharacterized protein LOC131648588 encodes the protein MDGEENSFNLFIQCSKSIECWIRVGLWPLLQRISSNEELFASVIFSFLQVSNHDQKAIFSVTLWSIWKGRNNQVWNQVEDSPTLICQRASQLLTDWKEAQKYRLNNEIITSPPAIIRWEKPQRGRFKCNIDAAFSHNKVGFGACIRDELGNFIVARTEWFSPCTDVVIGEALGLLKAVNWVHDMGYDNMDFELDAKRVMDSVTSPRPNDSDLGAITEECNRLMALFFRNSHVKFVRRQANEVAHALARVAPFMASFHNFYDIPTCIQNIIINEMS